Within Candidatus Fusobacterium pullicola, the genomic segment AACAGTGGCAACTTATAATTTGTTCACTAATAGAAAATAGTTCGAATGAGAAAAAAATAGAAGAGTTATTAAAAGAGACTTTTTTATCTTGGTTTAAACAGGAGATAGAGAGTAGTTATCGAAGAGTCAAAAGTATGGATTTGGTAACAGGGTTGATGTTAGTTAACAAAATAAAGCAATTAGAAATAGCTTTAAGTAAAACAAATAGTTTTGATGAGATAGAAAATATGTATAAAAATTTTAAAGAGATAATAAATTAATCTATAAGTTATTTAGAGGAGGCTCAAATAATGAGAGAGTTTATAAAAAATGAAAAAGTTCTAGCTTTAGTTAGAAAAGCTATGGAGAATAAGTGTATCACTTATGAAGAGATTAATGATGGGCTTAAAGATGATTTTCCAGTTGATAAAATAGAACAGTTAATAACTGGAATGATAGATCAAGGTATAGAGATAGTAAGACAAGAGGATATAGAAAAAACAAAAAAAATAGCTAAAGAAGTTAAGGCAAAAGAGGAAAAAGCTAAAAAAGCAAAAGAGGGAACTACTAAGAAAACAACAAGAACAACAAAAAAGAAAGAGAAGGAAGAGATTCTAGAAGATGATATTATCGATGATGATAAATTCGATGATTTTAAAGATGACTTCAAAGATGAGGATATAGATATTGATCTTTTTGAAAAAGATTTTGAAAAAGATGATTTTTTAGAAGATGATGATTTTGATGATGTTTTAGATGGAAAACTAGATGATTTTGATGATGACTTTGATCATTTCAATCCTGACGATTTAGAGGATCTTGGAGATGATGAGTATATAAGTGATGATCTTTTCACTCTTTCTGGCGATATGAAAGTAGATGAGCCGATAAAGATGTATCTACGTGAGATTGGACAGATTCCATTATTAAGTCATGATGAAGAGTTAGAGTATGCAAAGAGAGCTTTAGAAGGTGATGAATGGGCAAGTCAACAACTAATAGAAGCTAACTTGAGATTAGTTGTAAGTATAGCTAAAAAGCATACAAATAGAGGATTAAAACTTCTTGATCTAATACAAGAGGGAAATATAGGACTGATGAAAGCTGTAGAAAAGTTTGAGTACACAAAGGGATATAAATTCTCTACATATGCTACTTGGTGGATAAGACAAGCAATAACAAGAGCTATTGCAGATCAAGGAAGAACTATCAGAATACCTGTTCATATGATAGAAACAATAAATAAAATTAAAAAAGAAGCTAGAATTTATCTTCAAGAAACTGGAAAAGATGCTACTCCTGAGGTTTTAGCAGAAAGACTTGGAATGGAGGTAGAGAAGGTAAAAGCTATTCAAGAGATGAATCAAGATCCGATTTCTTTAGAAACTCCAGTAGGAAGTGAAGAAGATAGCGAATTAGGAGATTTCGTAGAGGATAATAAAATGCTAAATCCATATG encodes:
- the rpoD gene encoding RNA polymerase sigma factor RpoD; translation: MREFIKNEKVLALVRKAMENKCITYEEINDGLKDDFPVDKIEQLITGMIDQGIEIVRQEDIEKTKKIAKEVKAKEEKAKKAKEGTTKKTTRTTKKKEKEEILEDDIIDDDKFDDFKDDFKDEDIDIDLFEKDFEKDDFLEDDDFDDVLDGKLDDFDDDFDHFNPDDLEDLGDDEYISDDLFTLSGDMKVDEPIKMYLREIGQIPLLSHDEELEYAKRALEGDEWASQQLIEANLRLVVSIAKKHTNRGLKLLDLIQEGNIGLMKAVEKFEYTKGYKFSTYATWWIRQAITRAIADQGRTIRIPVHMIETINKIKKEARIYLQETGKDATPEVLAERLGMEVEKVKAIQEMNQDPISLETPVGSEEDSELGDFVEDNKMLNPYELTNRSLLREQLDGVLNSLSSREEKVLRYRYGLDDGSPKTLEEVGKIFKVTRERIRQIEVKALRKLRHPSRRKKLEDFKV